Below is a window of Acidobacteriota bacterium DNA.
GGTGAACAGCAGCGGCGTATGGTATTGCGCGACGAGCGCGGGCAACTGCGCGAAGACTTCGGCGTGCGCGGCGTCGCTCAGGTAATCAAGCCGCAATTCGATGATGTCGGCGCTAACAGCAGCGGCTGCCAGCGCGGCGAGAAAGGCTGCGGGTTCGCGTTCGGTAATGGGGACGCAAACGAGTTTGCGCGTCAGCAATGGATCAACAGGCGCAGACAATGGCGGCATTAAAAACTCCTGTCTCAGAGATGGCCTCGCGGCCTGGTTTGAATGAGGCGGCACTCTAAAGCAAAACCGGCAGGTCAGCAACGACCTGCCGGTTTGGTTGGTGATGTCAGTCGTAACACGGCCCAATCAATGATTGCCAGGCACCGCCGCGTCGCCCGTTTGCCCCTGCGTTTGGGCCAGCACGCTGCCATCCAGGCTGCACTGCACATACCAGGTCTGATCGCTTGCGCGCCAGACCGTGAGGTCGGCTTTGCCGTCGCCGTCGTAATCGCCCGGCGCGGCTTGATCGTAGTAGGGTGCGGCGCTCGTCCCCCACGTTTGCACGCGATAATCCGCCGTCGCGCTCTGCCAGATGTACCAAGCGCCCGCGCGCCAGATGGCAAAGTCCGTCTTGCCGTCCCCGTCGTAATCCGCCGCCACCGGCACATCCGTCCCCACGCCCCACTGTTTGATGAGGTATTGCCCGTCGCTGCTGCGCTTGACCAGCCAGGTGCCCGTCGCGCGCCGGAAGACCGCCAGGTCGGTCTTGCCGTCGCCGTCATAATCGCCGAGCAACGAGACGTCGCCCGCCGTGCCCCAGCTTTGGGTTTGGGCGATGCGGTTGGCGCCCTCGCCATTGCTCAAGAGCAAGCGCCAGATGCCGTTGTTCGCGCGCAGCACGAAGTCGCTCTTGCCATCGCCGTTGTAATCGGCCATCTGCGCCAGGGCGGCAAAAGCCCCGAAGCCGATGACCAGCGTGTAACTCCGCGACCCTGTGCAGTTGTTCGTTATTGATCGTCGCCCCCGGCAGACTCGCCGGGTTCACCGTGATCGTCGGGCAGACGACCGTCACCGCAAAACTGGCGTTGGTCGTCGCGTTGCAGTTGTCCGTCGCCGTGACCGTTACCGTGTAATTGCCGATGAGCGTTGCGTTCAGCACCGTCACCGCTCCCGTCGCTGTGTTGAGGCTGACCACCAGCCCGCCGTTATTGGGCGAAACGCCTTGCAGCACGAGCGGATTGAGCGTCCCATTGTCGCTCGGCCCCACCGCCGGATTGATGGTCGGCGTGGTGGCGGCCACGACGGTCGCCGCGTTGTAACTGAGCATGGGCGGCATGTTTGGCGTCACCGTGACGGTCAACGTGCCCGTACCCGTCGCACTCTGGTTGTCGGTCACGACGAGCGCAAAGGTCGCCGTCGCCGCCGCGCAAGTCGTAGCGATATTGGCCGTCACCGCGCCCGACGGTTGAATCGCCACATTGCTGACGGTCACACCTTTGCTCGACGCCGTCGTCGGGTTGCCGTTGATCGCGATGCCCAGCGTATTGACCGGCTGGTCGGGATCCGCCGCCGTCCCGATCGTGAAGCTCGCCGCACTGCTGCCCGCCTTGACCGACACATTGTCACTCGTGCTCGTCGGCGGCGTGTTCGTCACGATGGTGTAGCTGCGCAAACTGGCGCAACCGGCGGCATCCATTGCGTTGATGGTGAACGTGAAGCTGCCGCCTGCATTCGGCATTCCGGCGAGTTAACCCTGGGAACTGCGCGTCAACCCGCCGGGCAACGCGCCGCCCGCCACGCTGAACGTGTACGGCGCACTGCCGCCCGTGGCGCTGAGCGTTTGATTGTAGCTCGCGCCCACGGGCGCATTGGGGAGTGTGGCGGGATT
It encodes the following:
- a CDS encoding VCBS repeat-containing protein, translating into MLRANNGIWRLLLSNGEGANRIAQTQSWGTAGDVSLLGDYDGDGKTDLAVFRRATGTWLVKRSSDGQYLIKQWGVGTDVPVAADYDGDGKTDFAIWRAGAWYIWQSATADYRVQTWGTSAAPYYDQAAPGDYDGDGKADLTVWRASDQTWYVQCSLDGSVLAQTQGQTGDAAVPGNH